A single region of the Pelobates fuscus isolate aPelFus1 chromosome 4, aPelFus1.pri, whole genome shotgun sequence genome encodes:
- the PUF60 gene encoding poly(U)-binding-splicing factor PUF60 isoform X3 has protein sequence MAAQRQRALAIMCRVYVGSIYYELGEDTIRQAFAPFGPIKSIDMSWDSVTMKHKGFAFVEYEVPEAAQLALEQMNSVMLGGRNIKVGRPSNIGQAQPIIDQLAEEARSFNRIYVASVHQDLSDDDIKSVFEAFGKIKSCMLARDPTTGKHKGYGFIEYDKAQSSQDAVSSMNLFDLGGQYLRVGKAVTPPMPLLTPATPGGLPPAAAVAAAAATAKITAQEAVAGAAVLGTLGSPGLVSPALTLAQPLGALPQAVMAAQAPGVITGVTPVRPPLPVTIPQVGLVNPILSSPPALAQLEVKKEKEEEELLPESERPEMLSEQEHMSISGSSARHMVMQKLMRKQESTVMVLRNMVDPRDIDDDLEGEVTEECGKFGAVNRVVIYQEKQGEEEDAEIIVKIFVEFSMASETHKAIQALNGRWFAGRKVVAEVYDQERFDNSDLSA, from the exons ATGGCGGCTCAGAGACAGCGAGCTCTTGCCATTATGTGCCGTGTGTATGTTGGCTCCATTTACTATGAGCTGGGAGAAGATACCATACGCCAAGCCTTTGCTCCCTTTGGGCCCATTAAGAGCATCGATATGTCCTGGGACTCAGTTACCATGAAGCACAAG GGTTTTGCTTTTGTGGAGTACGAGGTACCAGAGGCTGCCCAGCTGGCCCTGGAACAGATGAACTCTGTCATGCTTGGCGGCAGGAACATTAAG gttggcAGACCCAGTAATATTGGCCAAGCCCAACCCATTATAGATCAGCTGGCTGAGGAAGCTCGCTCATTCAATAGAATCTACGTGGCTTCTGTGCATCAGGATCTGTCAGACGATGACATCAAGAGTGTGTTTGAGGCCTTCGGAAAGATCAAGTCCTGTATGCTGGCACGAGACCCAACTACTGGCAAACACAAAGGTTATGGCTTTATAG AGTATGATAAGGCGCAGTCTTCTCAAGATGCTGTCTCCTCCATGAATCTTTTTGACCTCGGTGGCCAGTACCTGCGTGTTGGCAAAGCTGTCACACCACCAATGCCTCTACTCACACCTGCCACGCCTGGAGGATTACCCCCTGCAGCAGCTGTGGCAGCAGCTGCTGCTACTGCCAAGATCACTGCCCAG GAAGCCGTAGCGGGAGCTGCTGTCCTTGGGACCCTCGGCAGCCCTGGCCTGGTGTCTCCAGCCCTGACGCTGGCACAGCCTTTGGGTGCTTTGCCCCAAGCTGTGATGGCAGCTCAGGCCCCAGGAGTTATTACAG GTGTGACTCCTGTGCGCCCACCTCTTCCAGTGACCATCCCACAAGTCGGCCTGGTGAATCCCATCCTCTCAAGCCCTCCTGCACTTGCTCAGCTGGAagtaaagaaagagaaagaagagGAGGAACTCTTGCCAGAATCTGAAAGGCCAGAAATGCTGAGCGAGCAGGAACACATGAGCATATCTGGAAGCAGTGCCAGGCACATGGTCATGCAGAAACTCATGCGCAAGCAGGAG TCTACTGTGATGGTTCTTCGTAATATGGTGGACCCTCGTGATATCGATGATGATCTTGAGGGCGAAGTGACAGAGGAGTGTGGCAAATTTGGTGCAGTGAACAGAGTGGTCATATACCAGGAAAAACAAGGAGAAGAAGAAGATGCAGAAATTATTGTTAAAATCTTTGTGGAATTCTCAATGGCCAGTGAAACACACAAAGCTATTCAAGCATTGAATGGTCGTTGGTTTGCCGGACGGAAAGTAGTTGCTGAAGTGTATGACCAGGAGAGGTTTGACAATAGCGACCTTTCGGCATGA